Proteins from one Mycobacterium sp. HUMS_12744610 genomic window:
- a CDS encoding tyrosine-type recombinase/integrase has product MTTDAVDLAALVDSFEIELKSARRSPRTCTIYLSSVRRYLQWCADNGHPAQIDRRQVQLWIAQMLDSGAQAATAQARLAGVRQFSKWLAAEGEIPSDPLLRLNAPKSDTPITPVLTEEQLAALIKACDGKSLKDRRDEAIVRLLAETGMRAGELMALELDDIDPVRGLVTIRRGKGGKGRIAPFGPQTAKALDRYIRLRRTHPGSESKALWLGARTHQPLGPHGLRVTLAERARKAGVTGFHPHVLRHTFASRWMSQRGSEGGLMAVAGWSSREMLDRYARATASQRAVDEARTLNLGDV; this is encoded by the coding sequence ATGACGACCGACGCCGTTGACCTTGCCGCCTTGGTTGACAGCTTCGAGATCGAGCTTAAGTCCGCCCGCCGCTCTCCTCGGACCTGCACGATCTACCTCTCTAGTGTGCGCCGCTATCTGCAATGGTGCGCCGACAACGGCCACCCCGCCCAGATCGACAGGCGCCAGGTGCAGCTGTGGATCGCGCAGATGCTCGATTCCGGCGCTCAGGCCGCTACCGCACAGGCGCGCCTGGCCGGTGTGCGCCAGTTCTCGAAATGGCTTGCCGCAGAGGGGGAGATTCCGTCTGATCCGCTGCTGCGGCTCAACGCGCCGAAGAGCGACACGCCCATCACTCCGGTGCTCACAGAGGAGCAACTGGCGGCGTTGATCAAGGCGTGCGACGGGAAGTCCCTGAAGGATCGCCGCGACGAGGCGATTGTCAGGCTCCTCGCCGAGACTGGAATGCGGGCCGGCGAGTTGATGGCACTCGAACTGGACGACATCGACCCGGTGCGCGGCCTGGTGACAATCCGGCGGGGGAAGGGCGGCAAGGGTCGTATCGCGCCTTTTGGGCCGCAGACCGCCAAAGCCCTAGACCGGTACATCCGGCTGCGCCGGACCCATCCCGGCTCGGAGAGCAAGGCGCTCTGGTTAGGTGCGCGTACGCACCAGCCCTTGGGTCCGCACGGGTTGCGTGTCACGCTGGCCGAGCGGGCGCGAAAGGCCGGTGTAACCGGATTTCATCCCCACGTGTTGCGGCACACCTTCGCTAGTCGGTGGATGTCTCAGCGTGGCTCTGAGGGGGGACTAATGGCCGTCGCCGGGTGGTCGTCAAGAGAGATGCTCGACAGGTACGCCCGCGCCACCGCGTCCCAACGCGCCGTCGATGAGGCCCGCACTCTCAACCTGGGGGACGTGTAG